One Vigna radiata var. radiata cultivar VC1973A unplaced genomic scaffold, Vradiata_ver6 scaffold_327, whole genome shotgun sequence DNA segment encodes these proteins:
- the LOC106754651 gene encoding uncharacterized protein LOC106754651 isoform X1, whose amino-acid sequence MDLPPEIDCYIKQSIDHIVGLPVSDQTLLTKLQASEELRRQLRQQSLFLLTKLKEKDDLIELARNEATMNAQAMKRFVEENQKLAAECERLVEQCVKLERECALYDHDREALMEFGNEADERAQVVHARACELERDLCLLERQLNEYKHQNESVDSSSRTLDEEKLLDSLLATVTTADESSTFAFLNSNSENDQCKKLLTTWNCLKPSTQRVLGLVAEVKSLENDKENLRVNLHRAEDEVKLLFEENSVLRNENKRLAKRCMERSHSGSDRKHGHSHTGSASVKSNKRNSSRKTSSPMRRKIDFEDIDSARTPLSPLGNKLPELQHE is encoded by the exons ATGGATCTTCCTCCAGAAATCGATTGTTACATCAAGCAATCCATCGACCACATTGTGGGCCTTCCCGTATCGGATCAAACCCTCCTCACAAAGCTTCAAGCCTCTGAAGAGTTGCGGCGCCAACTCCGCCAGCAAAGCCTCTTCCTCCTCACCAAACTCAAGGAGAAAGACGATCTCATCGAACTCGCTaga AATGAGGCGACCATGAACGCCCAAGCGATGAAGAGATTCGTTGAGGAGAATCAGAAGTTGGCGGCGGAGTGTGAGAGACTGGTGGAGCAGTGCGTGAAATTGGAACGGGAGTGCGCCCTCTACGACCACGACAGGGAAGCGTTGATGGAGTTTGGGAACGAGGCTGATGAACGCGCGCAAGTGGTTCATGCTCGGGCTTGCGAATTGGAACGAGATTTGTGTCTGTTGGAGCGTCAATTGAACGAATACAAACACCAAAACGAGTCg GTTGATTCTTCTTCCAGAACACTCGATGAAGAAAAATTACTTGACTCGCTTTTGGCAACAGTTACTACTGCGGATGAGTCATCAACATTTGCATTCTTGAattcaaatagtgaaaatgatcAGTGTAAGAAGTTGCTGACAACCTGGAATTG TTTGAAGCCATCAACACAGAGAGTTTTGGGTCTTGTTGCTGAAGTCAAATCTCtagaaaatgataaagaaaatctAAGGGTTAACCTTCACAGAGCTGAAGATGAG GTTAAATTATTGTTTGAGGAAAATAGCGTGTTGCGTAACGAGAATAAAAGATTGGCCAAGCGGTGCATGGAAAGGAGCCATAGCGGTTCTGATAGGAAACATGGCCATAGCCATACCGGCAGCGCATCTGTGAAG TCAAACAAGAGAAATTCTAGTCGGAAGACAAGTAGCCCAATGAGAAGAAAGATTGATTTTGAAGATATAGACTCAGCAAGAACACCCTTGTCACCTTTGGGAAATAAACTCCCAGAATTGCAGCatgaataa
- the LOC106754651 gene encoding uncharacterized protein LOC106754651 isoform X2, which yields MNAQAMKRFVEENQKLAAECERLVEQCVKLERECALYDHDREALMEFGNEADERAQVVHARACELERDLCLLERQLNEYKHQNESVDSSSRTLDEEKLLDSLLATVTTADESSTFAFLNSNSENDQCKKLLTTWNCLKPSTQRVLGLVAEVKSLENDKENLRVNLHRAEDEVKLLFEENSVLRNENKRLAKRCMERSHSGSDRKHGHSHTGSASVKSNKRNSSRKTSSPMRRKIDFEDIDSARTPLSPLGNKLPELQHE from the exons ATGAACGCCCAAGCGATGAAGAGATTCGTTGAGGAGAATCAGAAGTTGGCGGCGGAGTGTGAGAGACTGGTGGAGCAGTGCGTGAAATTGGAACGGGAGTGCGCCCTCTACGACCACGACAGGGAAGCGTTGATGGAGTTTGGGAACGAGGCTGATGAACGCGCGCAAGTGGTTCATGCTCGGGCTTGCGAATTGGAACGAGATTTGTGTCTGTTGGAGCGTCAATTGAACGAATACAAACACCAAAACGAGTCg GTTGATTCTTCTTCCAGAACACTCGATGAAGAAAAATTACTTGACTCGCTTTTGGCAACAGTTACTACTGCGGATGAGTCATCAACATTTGCATTCTTGAattcaaatagtgaaaatgatcAGTGTAAGAAGTTGCTGACAACCTGGAATTG TTTGAAGCCATCAACACAGAGAGTTTTGGGTCTTGTTGCTGAAGTCAAATCTCtagaaaatgataaagaaaatctAAGGGTTAACCTTCACAGAGCTGAAGATGAG GTTAAATTATTGTTTGAGGAAAATAGCGTGTTGCGTAACGAGAATAAAAGATTGGCCAAGCGGTGCATGGAAAGGAGCCATAGCGGTTCTGATAGGAAACATGGCCATAGCCATACCGGCAGCGCATCTGTGAAG TCAAACAAGAGAAATTCTAGTCGGAAGACAAGTAGCCCAATGAGAAGAAAGATTGATTTTGAAGATATAGACTCAGCAAGAACACCCTTGTCACCTTTGGGAAATAAACTCCCAGAATTGCAGCatgaataa